The Chloroflexota bacterium genome includes the window GCTGACCGAAGCGCGCCGCGAGGCCGAGGCCATGGTTCAGCGCGCCGCCAAGACGGCCGAGGCGACCAGCGCCGAGATCCTGGCCGAGGCCAAGGCATCGGCGGAGCAGATCACCGCTCGGGCCCAGGAGGAGATCTCGGCCGAGAAGGACCGGGCGCTGGCCGAGATTCGAGGCGAGGTGGCCGACCTCGCGCTCGAGGCGGCCGGCAAATTGATCGGGGCCGAGATGGACGCGCCGACCCAGCGCCGGCTGGTGAAACAGTTCCTGTCCGAGAACCACAACTGACCATGGCCCGTCGCGACACCGCCGCACGCCGCTACGCCGAGGCCGCCTTCCAGGTGGCCCAGGCGTCGGATGCGCTCGATCGCTGGCAGGCGGATCTGGCTCTGCTGGACGATGCCCTCGCGGTGCCCGAGCTGCGCGCGCTGGTGGAGCACCCGGCGGTTGCGTTCGCGGACAAGGAGCGCGTTCTGCGCCGAGCGGTGTCCGAGGTTGGGGCCGAGCCGCTCAACCTGGTCCTGCTCATGATCCGGCGCGGCCGCCCGGGCGCCATTCCGGCCATGCGACGGCACTTCGAGGAGCTCGTCCGCCGTCAGCGTGGGATCGCTCGGGCCGAGATCCGCAGCGCCTTGCCCCTCGACGAGCAGGACCGCGCGGCGCTGGAGCACACGCTGGAGCGCCTGGCCGGACGCGACGTCGAATTGACGGAACTGGTCGACCCCAGCCTCATCGGCGGCATCTCGGTGCGGATCGGGGATCAACTCTATGACGCCAGCGTCCGGAGCCGGCTGGAACGGCTCCGGGCGCGCCTGACCGCGGTCTGAGGAGAACTGAATGGCCATTCGATCCGATGAGATCACGTCGATCATCCGCGACGAGATCCGGAACTTCGCCGAAGGCGCCGATGTCGCCGGGGTGGGCACCATCGTGGAGGTCGGCGACGGGATCGCCCAGGTGTATGGCCTATCCGGGGCCCTGGCCTCGGAGCTGCTCGAGTTCCCCGGCGGGGTGATGGGGATGGCCTTCAACCTCGAGGAGGAGACGGTCGGCGCCCTGATCCTGGGCGATTACACGCACCTGAAAGAGGGCGACCAGGTCAAGACCACCGGCCGCGTGGTGGAGGTTCCAGTCGGAGATGCCCTGGTCGGGCGGGTGGTCGATCCGCTGGGCAACCCACTCGACGGCAAGGGCGCCATCGAGACCGATCGATTCCGACCGGTGGAGCGGATCGCTCCTGGCGTCATCGTCCGCCAGCCGGTGGACACGCCGGTCCAGACCGGCATCAAGGCCATCGACTCCATGATCCCGATCGGGCGCGGCCAGCGCGAGCTGATCCTGGGTGACCGCCAGACCGGGAAGACGGCGGTGGCCATCGACACGATCATCAACCAGCGCGGCCAGGACCTGGTCTGCGTCTACGTCGCCATTGGCCAGAAGCTGTCGACCGTGGCGCAGATCGTCTCCCAGCTGGAAGAGCACCATGCCATGGAGCACTCTATCGTGGTCGTGGCCGGGGCCTCCGACCCGGCGCCCATCCAGTTCCTGGCCCCGTATGCGGGCGCAGCCATCGGCGAGGAGTTCATGGAGGCTGGGCGCGACGCACTGTGCATCTACGACGACCTCTCCAAGCATGCGTGGGCCTACCGGCAGGTCTCGCTGCTTATGCGCCGCCCGCCGGGCCGTGAGGCATACCCGGGCGACATCTTCTATGCCCATTCGCGGCTGCTGGAGCGCGCGGCGCGGATGAACAAGGACCACGGCGGCGGGTCGCTGACCGCGCTGCCCATCATCGAAACCCAGGCCGGCGACCTGTCGGCGTACATCCCAACCAACGTCATCAGCATCACCGACGGCCAGATCCACATGCAGACAGACCTGTTCAACCAGGGCCAGCGGCCCGCGCTGAACGTGGGGTTGAGCGTGAGCCGGGTCGGCGGCAACGCCCAGATCAAGGCCATGCGCCAGGTGGCGGGCCGGCTGCGGCTCGACCTGGCCCAGTATCGCGAGCTGGCCGCGTTCGCCCAATTCGCCTCGGACCTCGATAAGGCGACCCGCGACCAGCTGACCCGCGGCGAGAAGCTGACCGAGATCCTCAAGCAGCCCCAGTTCGCCCCGCTCGCGGTCGAGCGCCAGGTGGCGATCATCTGGACCGGCACCAACGGCTACCTCGACGACGTCCCGACACCCAAGATCGCCGAGTTCGAGACCGGCCTGTATCGGTACCTGGACCAGAACCATAAGGGCCTCTTGCCGGGCATCGCCAAGGAGAAGGCCATCTCCGACGCAACCACGGAGGCACTCCGGAAAGCTGTGGTGGCGTACCGGCATGAGGCCGGCTACGAGACAGCTGAGACCAAAAAGGCGGCAGGGGCGGCTGAGGCCGCTGGCGGCCAGGACGCGGCCGAGACCAAGGACGCCGCCGAGACCAAGGACGCAGCCGCGACCGATGAGGGGGCTGCGAGCCAGGAGGCGGCCGGCAACGCAAAGGCGGCGACCCCCAAGGCGGAGGCCCCCAAAAAGGCGGCGACCCCCAAGAAGGCGGCGACCCCCAAGAAGGCGCCTCGCCGGAAGAAGGCGAAGACCGCCTGATGGCCTCCCTGCGCGACATCCGGCGCCGGATCGGCTCCATCCGCAACATCGCCCAGATCACGCGCGCGATGGAGATGGTGGCCGCCTCACGCATGAAGCGTGCCCAGGAAGCGATCCTCGCCGCGCGGCCCTTCACAGAGGAGCTGGATGAGGTCCTGGCCCGGGTCTCGGCCGCCGTGGAGCATGAGGACGAGCCGCTCCTCGCTCGCCGGCCGGTTCGGCACCTGGCGCTGGTCATGGTCACCACGGATCGGGGCCTGGCCGGGGCGCTTAACTCAAACGCTGTCCGAAACGCGCTGCGCTGGATCTCGGAACGGGGCGATGCGGCCCGCGGCGAGGAGCCGGTCCGGGTCTCGGCCATCACGGTCGGGCGCAAGGGCCGCGACGCCCTGCGACGGGCTGGAATCCCCATCGCCGCCCACTTCCCGCAGTTCGGAGATCGACCGACGTTCGCCGACGTGCAGCCCCTCGCCCGGCTCGTGATCGACGACTTCCTGGCCGAGACCTACGACGAGGTCGTCATCAGCTACAGCTCGTTCATCAGCACCCTTGTTCAGCGCCCCGCCATCCGCCGGGTGCTCCCCGTCGAGGAACCCACGCTTCAGGAAGGGGGGACGATCCGCAATGACGAGTACCTGTTCGAGCCCTCGGCCGAGGTGCTGTCTCGGCTCCTGCCGTTCTACGTGACCGCGGACATCTATCGGGCCGTGCTCGAGAACATCGCGTCCGAGCATTCGGCTCGCATGATCGCCATGCGGAACTCCACCGACAACGCGCACGACATCATCGATGAGCTCACCCTCGTCTACAACAAGACCCGCCAGGCCACCATCACCCGCGAGATGATCGAGATCGCCTCCGGTGCCGAGGCCCAGGCGAGCTGAGCCCGAGACCCGACCAGAAGGAGCGCCAGACAATCCATGGCCACCGGAAAGGTGATCCAGATCACGGGACCCGTGGTCGACGTCGAATTCCCCGTCGGCGAGCTGCCCGCGATCTATAACGCGCTGACCATCGGCGAGCTCACCGTGGAGGTCCAGCAGCACCTGGGCAACAACTGGGTCCGGGCCGTGGCCATGTCGACCACCGATGGGCTGTCGCGAGGGGTGGACGCGGTCGACACCGGTGCCCCGATCACCGTGCCCGTGGGTGCCGTCACCCTGGGCCGGGTGTTCGACGTGCTGGGCCACCCAATCGACGGCAAGGGCCCGGTCAAGATCACTGACACGTTGCCCATCCACCGCAAGGCGCCCGGCTTCGAGGACATGGAGACCGAGTCGGCGGTGTTCGAGACCGGGATCAAGGTCATCGACCTCATCGCGCCGTTCAAGCGCGGTGGCAAGGTCGGCGTGTTCGGCGGGGCGGGAGTGGGCAAGACCGTCATCATCCAGGAGCTGATCAGGAACATCGCCGCCGAGCACGGCGGGTACTCGGTGTTCGCGGGCGTGGGCGAACGGTCGCGCGAGGGGAACGACCTCATCGGCGAGATGACCGAGTCGGGCGTCATCGACAAGACGGTGATGGTCTTCGGCCAGATGAATGAGCCGCCCGGGGCCCGCCAGCGAGTCGGGCTCACCGCGCTGACCATGGCCGAGCACTTCCGCGATGTCGAGGGGCGCGACATCCTGCTGTTCATCGACAACATCTTCCGCTTCACCCAGGCTGGGTCCGAGGTCTCGGCCCTGCTGGGCCGGATGCCGTCCGCGGTTGGCTACCAGCCCACCCTGGCCACCGAGATGGGCGACCTCCAGGAGCGGATCACCTCCACGAAGAAGGGATCCATCACCTCGCTGCAGGCCATCTTCGTGCCGGCCGACGATTACACCGATCCGGCACCGGCCACGACCTTCGGCCACCTCGACTCGACCATCCGCCTGGAGCGCTCGATCGTGGAGCTGGGCATCTACCCGGCCGTCGACCCCCTGCTCAGCACCTCGACCGTGCTTGACCCCCGGGTCGTGGGCGAGGACCACTTCGAGGTCGCCCGCGAGGTGCAGCGCACCCTGCAGCGGTATCGCGACCTCCAGGACATCATCGCCATCCTGGGCATGGATGAGCTGTCCGAGGAGGACAAGGTCACCGTCTCGCGCGCCCGACGCCTCCAGCGCTACATGAGCCAGCCGATGTTCGTAGCCGCGCAGTTCACCGGTCGGGATGGCAAATACGTGGAGCTCAAGGAGACCGTGCGCGGCTTCCGGGAGATCCTGGACGGCACGCACGACGCGCTGCCGGAGCAGGCCTTCTATATGGTCGGTCCGATCGAGGAGGCTGTCGCCCAGGCCGAGCAGATGGCGTCCGCCGGATGAGCCGATGACGCTGCGCCTGGAGGTCGTATCGCCCGAGGGTCGGATCTTCACCGACGACGTGGACATGGTGGTCGTGCCCGGCATCGAGGGCGAGCTGGGCATCCTGCCCCACCACACCCCGCTGGTCACAGCGCTGGGCACCGGCGAGCTGCGCATTCGCCAGGCCGGCACGGTCCAGTTCATGTTGATCAGCGGCGGGTTCGTGGAGGTGCGACCCGACAAGGTCGTGGTCATGGCCTTCGTGGCCGAGCACTCGGACGCCATCGATGCCGCGGCCGCGGCCGAGGCGCGACGCGCAGCCGAGGCGGACCTGGAGGCGGTGCACGACCCGGTCGACCTGGCCCGGGTCCGCGCTGCGCTGCAGACCGCCCTCATGCGCGAGCGGATCGCCACCCGGCGCAGCAACCGGAGCTGATCTACGCTGCGCGCGTGAGCATCGAGAAGGGCAAGCCGTTTCAGCGGATGCAGCCGAGTTACCTGGATTGACGGCCTGATCCGGTGCTGAGCTGCGAGCGCTGTGGCGCCCGGTCGGGGGCGCTGCCGGTCCGGATCGAGATCGTGCGCGAGAGCGGACCGATCGGCCTTGCCGGCGGTTCGGACGTGGCCGGTCGGCCGGACTTCACACGGCGCTTCGCCTTCTGCTCTAGCGGCCACCTGTACGAGTGGCTGCGCGAGCATCGGTACATGCTCTGCAACCGCCAGCCTACCCAGGTCGAGGAGGGCATGCAGCCCCTTCTGCCGTCGCGCCACATGGGCGGTCGGCTGGGTCTGTGCGACGGCCACCACCTGGGTGGCCACGAATGGAAGGAGGCGTGGCCCGCCTAGGGCCGCCCATGGACCGCTTCATCGTCGAGGGCGGCAATCCCCTCCGGGGCGAGGTGCGGGTAGCCGGGGCCAAGAATGCGGTCCTGAAGATGATGGCGGCGGCCATCCTGACCGACGAACCGGTCGTGCTCACCAACGTGCCGCGCATCAGCGACGTGGCGATCATGCGCGAGACGATGGCCGACATCGGCTTCAGCTGGACCGATGTCGACGAGCACACGCTCGAGCTGTCGGCCCGCGGCCCGGAGTGGCTGTTCGTCCCGCTCGAGGCGGCCATGAAGATGCGCTCCTCGTTCATCCTGCTCGGACCCCTCCTGGCCCGCCACGGGCGGGTCATCATCAGCAACCCGGGCGGCGATCGAATCGGGCGCCGGCCGGTGGATCTCCACGTCAGGGCCATGCAAACCCTCGGCGCCTCGATCGAGTACAGGAACGGGTACTACTTCGCGCGGGCCGAGCGCCTGCGGGGGGCGCGAATCGCGTTCCCGTACGTCACCGTCATGGGCACTGAGAACGTCATCCTGGCGGCCTGCCTGGCGGATGGGACGACGGTCATCGACAACGCCGCCCGGGAGCCGGAGGTCGACGACCTCATCGCGATGCTGCGGACGATGGGGGCCCGGATCGAGCGGACGGCCCCCCACACGGTCGAGGTGGAGGGTGTCGGATCGCTGAGTGGGGTCGAGCACGCGGTGATCGGGGATCGGATCGAGGCCGGAACGTTTGCCGTTGCGGCAGCCTCCACCGGGGGCGAGGTCAGCATCACCGGCTTTGACGCCACGCACCTGGGCGCGTTCATGGACGTGCTGGCCCAAATGGGGGTCGAGCACCAGGCGTTGGATGCCGATGGTCAGAAGGGGCTTCGGATCCGCGGCGGTTTGCCGGGGAGCGTCCGACCGATGGCGGTCGAAACGCAGCCTTACCCCGGCCTGGCCACGGACCTCCAGGCTCCTCTGGCCGTGCTCATGACCCAGGCTTCGGGCGAGAGCTCGATCCACGAGACGATCTACTCCGACCGCCTGGAGTACGCCGCCGAGCTGGTGAAGATGGGCGCCGTGATCGAGGTGTCCGACGCGCGACACGCCCGGGTGGCGGGGCCAACCCCACTGCACGGGCGGACGGTCCAGATCCCCGACCTGCGCGCGGGTGCGACCCTGGTCCTGGCCGCACTGGCGGCCGAGGGGAGAAGCACCATCAGCGGTGTCGAGCACGTCGATCGCGGGTACGAGGCCTTCGAGGCCAAGCTGGTCGACCTGGGGGCGCGGATCAGCCGGGTTACCGACTGACCCCCGTCAGCCGGCCGATATACTCGGCCCCCACCCCCTTCGCTCTCTGATCGGCCCCGCCATGAAGATCGGCATCGACCTCGGCACCGCCAACATCCTGGTCTATGTCCAGGGCAAGGGCGTCGTCCTCAACGAGCCGTCGGTGGTTGCCATTTCCGAGGATGACAACCGGCTGGTGGCGGTAGGCGCGGAAGCCCGGGAGATGATCGGCCGCACGCCGGCGAACGTTCGGGCTATCCGCCCCATGCGCGATGGGGTCATTGCCGACTACCTGATCACTGAGGCCATGCTTCGCTACGTGATCAACAAGGTCGCCCGGGTCCGCTTTTTTCGCCCCGACGTCATGATCAGCGTCCCGTCGGGGGTGACCAGCGTGGAGAAGCGCGCCGTTCGGGACGCGGCCCTCAAGGCCGGGGCCCGGGACGCATTCCTGATCCAGGAGCCGCTGGCGGCGGCCATCGGGGCCAACGTGCCCATCAGCGGGCCTTCCGGAAACATGATCATCGACATCGGGGGCGGGACCACCGAGATCGCTGTCATCGCGCTGGGCGGGATCGTGGTGTCGGAGTCGGTGCGGGTCGGCGGCTCGCGCTTCGACGAGGCCATCGCCTCGTACATTCGGCGCAAGTACAACCTCATGATCGGGGAGCGCACGGCGGAGGAGGTGAAGATCCGCATCGGATCAGCGCTGCCGCT containing:
- the atpG gene encoding ATP synthase F1 subunit gamma, which translates into the protein MASLRDIRRRIGSIRNIAQITRAMEMVAASRMKRAQEAILAARPFTEELDEVLARVSAAVEHEDEPLLARRPVRHLALVMVTTDRGLAGALNSNAVRNALRWISERGDAARGEEPVRVSAITVGRKGRDALRRAGIPIAAHFPQFGDRPTFADVQPLARLVIDDFLAETYDEVVISYSSFISTLVQRPAIRRVLPVEEPTLQEGGTIRNDEYLFEPSAEVLSRLLPFYVTADIYRAVLENIASEHSARMIAMRNSTDNAHDIIDELTLVYNKTRQATITREMIEIASGAEAQAS
- a CDS encoding rod shape-determining protein, which produces MKIGIDLGTANILVYVQGKGVVLNEPSVVAISEDDNRLVAVGAEAREMIGRTPANVRAIRPMRDGVIADYLITEAMLRYVINKVARVRFFRPDVMISVPSGVTSVEKRAVRDAALKAGARDAFLIQEPLAAAIGANVPISGPSGNMIIDIGGGTTEIAVIALGGIVVSESVRVGGSRFDEAIASYIRRKYNLMIGERTAEEVKIRIGSALPLDEPLQMEVKGRDLIAGLPRTIPLSSGEVTEAIEQPLQQIISAIRGVLEQTPPELASDIIDKGMVMSGGGSLLRSLDTLLTQVTGIPCHVAENALNSVAVGTGRALEQFGTYRKSLVSV
- a CDS encoding F0F1 ATP synthase subunit epsilon, which produces MTLRLEVVSPEGRIFTDDVDMVVVPGIEGELGILPHHTPLVTALGTGELRIRQAGTVQFMLISGGFVEVRPDKVVVMAFVAEHSDAIDAAAAAEARRAAEADLEAVHDPVDLARVRAALQTALMRERIATRRSNRS
- the murA gene encoding UDP-N-acetylglucosamine 1-carboxyvinyltransferase, with product MDRFIVEGGNPLRGEVRVAGAKNAVLKMMAAAILTDEPVVLTNVPRISDVAIMRETMADIGFSWTDVDEHTLELSARGPEWLFVPLEAAMKMRSSFILLGPLLARHGRVIISNPGGDRIGRRPVDLHVRAMQTLGASIEYRNGYYFARAERLRGARIAFPYVTVMGTENVILAACLADGTTVIDNAAREPEVDDLIAMLRTMGARIERTAPHTVEVEGVGSLSGVEHAVIGDRIEAGTFAVAAASTGGEVSITGFDATHLGAFMDVLAQMGVEHQALDADGQKGLRIRGGLPGSVRPMAVETQPYPGLATDLQAPLAVLMTQASGESSIHETIYSDRLEYAAELVKMGAVIEVSDARHARVAGPTPLHGRTVQIPDLRAGATLVLAALAAEGRSTISGVEHVDRGYEAFEAKLVDLGARISRVTD
- the atpH gene encoding ATP synthase F1 subunit delta, whose product is MARRDTAARRYAEAAFQVAQASDALDRWQADLALLDDALAVPELRALVEHPAVAFADKERVLRRAVSEVGAEPLNLVLLMIRRGRPGAIPAMRRHFEELVRRQRGIARAEIRSALPLDEQDRAALEHTLERLAGRDVELTELVDPSLIGGISVRIGDQLYDASVRSRLERLRARLTAV
- the atpA gene encoding F0F1 ATP synthase subunit alpha, producing MAIRSDEITSIIRDEIRNFAEGADVAGVGTIVEVGDGIAQVYGLSGALASELLEFPGGVMGMAFNLEEETVGALILGDYTHLKEGDQVKTTGRVVEVPVGDALVGRVVDPLGNPLDGKGAIETDRFRPVERIAPGVIVRQPVDTPVQTGIKAIDSMIPIGRGQRELILGDRQTGKTAVAIDTIINQRGQDLVCVYVAIGQKLSTVAQIVSQLEEHHAMEHSIVVVAGASDPAPIQFLAPYAGAAIGEEFMEAGRDALCIYDDLSKHAWAYRQVSLLMRRPPGREAYPGDIFYAHSRLLERAARMNKDHGGGSLTALPIIETQAGDLSAYIPTNVISITDGQIHMQTDLFNQGQRPALNVGLSVSRVGGNAQIKAMRQVAGRLRLDLAQYRELAAFAQFASDLDKATRDQLTRGEKLTEILKQPQFAPLAVERQVAIIWTGTNGYLDDVPTPKIAEFETGLYRYLDQNHKGLLPGIAKEKAISDATTEALRKAVVAYRHEAGYETAETKKAAGAAEAAGGQDAAETKDAAETKDAAATDEGAASQEAAGNAKAATPKAEAPKKAATPKKAATPKKAPRRKKAKTA
- the atpD gene encoding F0F1 ATP synthase subunit beta; translation: MATGKVIQITGPVVDVEFPVGELPAIYNALTIGELTVEVQQHLGNNWVRAVAMSTTDGLSRGVDAVDTGAPITVPVGAVTLGRVFDVLGHPIDGKGPVKITDTLPIHRKAPGFEDMETESAVFETGIKVIDLIAPFKRGGKVGVFGGAGVGKTVIIQELIRNIAAEHGGYSVFAGVGERSREGNDLIGEMTESGVIDKTVMVFGQMNEPPGARQRVGLTALTMAEHFRDVEGRDILLFIDNIFRFTQAGSEVSALLGRMPSAVGYQPTLATEMGDLQERITSTKKGSITSLQAIFVPADDYTDPAPATTFGHLDSTIRLERSIVELGIYPAVDPLLSTSTVLDPRVVGEDHFEVAREVQRTLQRYRDLQDIIAILGMDELSEEDKVTVSRARRLQRYMSQPMFVAAQFTGRDGKYVELKETVRGFREILDGTHDALPEQAFYMVGPIEEAVAQAEQMASAG
- the atpF gene encoding F0F1 ATP synthase subunit B — translated: MAFFEAFGVDIWKLGFQIINFLLLLYLLNRFLFKRVLRLLDDRQSRISQGLEDAETAARDRELARAEREAALTEARREAEAMVQRAAKTAEATSAEILAEAKASAEQITARAQEEISAEKDRALAEIRGEVADLALEAAGKLIGAEMDAPTQRRLVKQFLSENHN